A window of the Phycisphaerae bacterium genome harbors these coding sequences:
- a CDS encoding ATPase, T2SS/T4P/T4SS family, which produces MDRLLRGMGQSSGEGGQAHARATDLHINPGRPPDYRIARVIRSVAARPLSQKDVILLSNAIMNPAQQERFNRNHCIDFSYHVDRNRFRVNIVESFIGRSISIRRFEEIKNFEDYNLPSNYIDICENARGFVIMSGSTGSGKTTSIAAMLDHVNRNFHRKIVTIEDPIEYVYTPKKSIVVQIEIGEDGIPNEDIALRNLVRMDPDAGLAGEMRDRQSLEAALKTAQAGHLIFGTLHCEGVGQAFDRVLAYYDTIEQQRILGTLADNLAAIINQRLLPCIKPGIDVVPAYEIFRPNPLTRRYIRERRYTEAVAEMEKQSMKELGCVTYVDSLYKLVTEEWIDYHTALEHSGDQAEKLKAKLKGIDMK; this is translated from the coding sequence GCGACCGATCTCCACATCAATCCCGGGCGACCGCCGGACTACCGTATCGCCCGGGTGATTCGCAGCGTGGCCGCTCGTCCCCTGAGCCAAAAGGATGTGATTCTCCTGTCCAATGCCATCATGAACCCGGCCCAGCAGGAGCGGTTCAATCGCAACCACTGCATCGACTTCTCCTATCACGTGGACCGAAACCGTTTTCGCGTTAACATCGTCGAGAGTTTCATTGGACGAAGCATTTCCATCCGGCGGTTCGAGGAGATCAAGAACTTCGAAGATTACAACCTTCCCAGCAACTACATCGATATTTGCGAGAATGCCCGGGGGTTCGTTATCATGTCCGGCTCAACGGGCAGCGGCAAGACCACCTCCATCGCCGCGATGCTCGACCATGTCAACCGGAACTTTCACCGCAAGATCGTGACCATTGAGGACCCGATCGAGTACGTTTACACCCCGAAGAAGTCGATCGTAGTCCAGATCGAGATCGGCGAGGACGGGATCCCGAATGAGGACATTGCCTTGCGCAATCTGGTCCGTATGGACCCGGATGCGGGCCTTGCCGGCGAGATGCGTGATCGACAGTCGCTGGAGGCGGCGTTGAAGACCGCCCAAGCCGGTCACCTGATTTTCGGCACGCTGCACTGCGAAGGCGTCGGGCAGGCCTTCGACCGCGTTCTGGCATATTACGATACCATCGAGCAGCAACGCATCCTGGGCACGCTGGCCGACAACCTCGCGGCAATCATCAACCAACGGCTGTTACCGTGCATCAAGCCGGGCATCGACGTGGTGCCGGCCTACGAGATCTTCCGGCCCAACCCGCTGACCCGCCGGTACATCCGTGAACGGCGGTACACAGAAGCGGTCGCTGAAATGGAGAAGCAGTCCATGAAGGAACTCGGTTGTGTGACCTACGTGGACTCGCTGTACAAGCTGGTAACCGAGGAATGGATCGATTACCACACCGCCCTCGAACACTCCGGCGATCAGGCCGAGAAGCTCAAAGCCAAACTGAAGGGCATTGATATGAAATGA
- the lpxD gene encoding UDP-3-O-(3-hydroxymyristoyl)glucosamine N-acyltransferase — MGLTLTQLTEFLASQSIPCEVDGDGSVVVSSVATLEDAGEGQLSFLSNPKYEKELAATRASAVLVRPDVRVSRTMNLLRTPDPYAALTAAIVRIHGYRQHPQWGRSAQACIHPSAVIGEKPNIAPGVHIDENVRIGRHATIYPGVYIARGCRIGDDVVLMPNVVIYEACVLGNRVTIHAGSIIGEDGLGYAPVGEKWVKIPQIGNVVIGDDVEIGANCTIDRATLGSSVIGSGTKFSNLIAIGHGTKIGEDCLFVAQVGIAGSVSVGRHVTMAGQAGVVGHISIGDNAVIGAKAGVTNDVEPGLTMLGQPAVPINECKRQVAIVQRLPQLKNEIKRLRRDLDQLMKQVGGG, encoded by the coding sequence ATGGGCCTGACCCTGACGCAATTGACCGAGTTCCTCGCATCTCAGAGTATCCCTTGTGAAGTGGACGGAGACGGCTCTGTGGTTGTCTCGTCAGTGGCTACTCTGGAGGACGCCGGCGAGGGACAGCTCAGCTTCTTGTCAAACCCCAAGTACGAGAAAGAACTGGCGGCGACAAGGGCCTCAGCCGTGCTGGTTCGCCCTGACGTCAGAGTGTCACGCACGATGAACCTTCTTCGGACACCGGACCCTTATGCGGCGCTGACGGCGGCGATCGTCCGGATCCACGGCTATCGGCAACACCCGCAATGGGGCCGCTCGGCCCAGGCCTGCATTCACCCCTCGGCGGTCATCGGCGAGAAGCCGAACATTGCGCCGGGCGTCCACATCGATGAGAACGTGCGGATTGGCCGTCATGCGACCATTTATCCGGGCGTTTACATTGCCCGTGGCTGCAGGATCGGCGATGACGTGGTGCTGATGCCCAACGTGGTCATCTATGAGGCCTGCGTGCTCGGCAACCGGGTCACCATTCATGCGGGCTCGATCATCGGTGAGGATGGACTGGGCTACGCCCCGGTCGGCGAAAAATGGGTCAAGATCCCGCAGATCGGCAACGTGGTCATCGGAGACGACGTGGAAATCGGAGCCAACTGCACTATTGACCGGGCCACGCTCGGCAGTTCGGTCATTGGCAGCGGCACCAAGTTCAGCAACCTGATCGCCATCGGACACGGCACCAAGATCGGCGAGGATTGCCTGTTTGTCGCTCAGGTCGGCATTGCCGGTTCGGTCAGCGTCGGGCGTCACGTGACCATGGCTGGACAGGCCGGCGTGGTGGGGCATATCAGCATCGGCGACAACGCGGTCATCGGAGCCAAAGCCGGCGTGACCAACGATGTGGAACCAGGCCTGACCATGTTGGGGCAACCGGCCGTCCCCATCAACGAGTGCAAACGGCAGGTGGCGATCGTGCAGCGACTTCCTCAACTCAAAAACGAGATCAAGCGCCTGCGGCGCGACCTGGATCAACTCATGAAGCAGGTCGGCGGAGGATGA
- a CDS encoding ADP-ribosylglycohydrolase family protein gives MHSPDELIALLREEIRQRREEGCNVVGHAQRMRKAGKRIDELNALYDDLMTLKPEPRLARREPNDLAGIRRLRPRRPRRIKSPASTARLRDRLRGAFLGRCAGCMLGKPVEDWHRDRIFKALKKADRFPLAYYFESSTIEAGGKPIHPAGVTYCTLGHFKHMERDDDTDYTILGIHCLKTYGPKFTTANVAHEWQMRLPYFMTYTAERAAYRNLVNRLPLDQVPLYRNPFREWIGAQIRADGFGYCAAGMPELAAEFAYRDATLSHAKNGVYGEMLFAAMIAAAAVCDDVREVIEIGLSEIPAGCRLATAVRDVTRWADENRNWQDTLHAIHDRYGHYHSVHTINNACLVIMGLLYGQMDFGKTICITVMGGWDTDCTGATAGSVLGAMLGADRLPRRWIKPLNNRLESIVIGYNDVRITDIADAAFEVNRKIRLGGPRFSKG, from the coding sequence ATGCACAGCCCGGACGAGCTGATTGCCTTGCTTAGAGAAGAGATTCGCCAGCGGCGCGAAGAGGGATGCAATGTAGTGGGGCACGCTCAACGGATGCGAAAGGCAGGCAAGCGCATCGATGAGCTCAACGCGCTCTACGACGACCTGATGACCTTGAAACCCGAACCAAGATTGGCGAGGCGCGAGCCGAACGACCTCGCGGGGATTCGGCGGCTTCGGCCGCGCAGACCACGGCGAATCAAGTCGCCGGCCTCAACCGCGCGATTGCGCGATCGGCTCCGAGGAGCTTTTCTCGGACGCTGTGCCGGCTGCATGCTGGGTAAACCCGTGGAAGACTGGCACCGTGACCGAATCTTCAAGGCCCTGAAAAAAGCTGATCGCTTCCCGTTGGCCTACTACTTCGAGTCGTCGACGATCGAGGCCGGAGGTAAACCGATCCATCCGGCCGGGGTAACATACTGCACCCTCGGTCACTTCAAGCACATGGAACGCGATGACGATACCGACTACACCATACTCGGCATTCACTGCCTCAAGACCTACGGACCGAAGTTCACCACCGCCAACGTCGCCCACGAGTGGCAGATGAGATTGCCCTATTTCATGACCTATACGGCCGAGCGGGCGGCGTATCGCAATCTCGTCAACAGACTGCCGCTCGATCAGGTTCCGCTCTACCGTAACCCCTTCCGCGAGTGGATCGGGGCACAGATCCGGGCCGACGGCTTCGGCTACTGTGCCGCCGGCATGCCGGAGCTGGCGGCGGAGTTCGCCTACCGCGACGCGACGTTATCGCACGCGAAAAACGGGGTTTACGGCGAGATGCTTTTTGCGGCTATGATCGCCGCAGCCGCGGTGTGCGACGACGTGCGTGAGGTGATCGAGATCGGCCTGTCAGAAATCCCGGCTGGTTGCCGATTGGCGACAGCGGTCCGTGACGTCACCAGGTGGGCCGACGAAAACCGCAACTGGCAGGACACCCTGCACGCGATCCATGACCGATATGGCCACTACCACTCGGTCCACACCATCAACAACGCCTGCCTGGTGATCATGGGGTTGCTGTATGGGCAGATGGATTTCGGCAAGACGATCTGCATAACGGTGATGGGCGGCTGGGACACTGATTGCACGGGGGCCACCGCCGGTTCGGTCCTCGGTGCCATGCTGGGAGCCGACCGTCTGCCTCGCAGATGGATCAAGCCGCTGAACAATCGCCTTGAGTCAATCGTGATCGGATACAACGATGTGAGGATCACCGATATCGCCGATGCGGCGTTCGAGGTAAACAGAAAGATCAGGCTTGGTGGTCCGCGATTCAGCAAAGGCTAA
- a CDS encoding Hsp20/alpha crystallin family protein yields the protein MQVRRYNRISPFEQLRREIAGLLDEFDPLGVRGALFGSPGFPAINVWESGDCLYAEAEIPGVTQEDLEILVVGNELTIKGRRGTAEEEDASYHRRERGTGEFSRTVTLPVDIKAEAVDATLKDGVLTLSLPKADEARPRKITVKEV from the coding sequence ATGCAGGTGCGTCGATACAACCGAATCTCGCCCTTTGAACAACTGCGGCGCGAGATCGCCGGACTGCTGGATGAATTTGACCCCCTGGGTGTTCGCGGGGCGCTGTTCGGATCGCCAGGTTTTCCTGCGATCAACGTCTGGGAAAGCGGCGATTGCCTTTACGCCGAAGCCGAAATACCCGGCGTTACTCAGGAGGATCTCGAGATCCTTGTTGTCGGTAACGAGCTGACCATCAAGGGTCGCCGCGGCACGGCCGAGGAAGAAGACGCGTCTTACCACCGGCGCGAGCGCGGTACGGGCGAGTTCTCGCGAACAGTGACCCTGCCGGTCGATATCAAGGCGGAGGCCGTCGATGCGACGCTCAAGGATGGGGTCTTGACACTCAGCCTGCCCAAGGCCGACGAGGCTCGGCCCCGAAAGATCACGGTCAAGGAAGTCTAG
- the polX gene encoding DNA polymerase/3'-5' exonuclease PolX, giving the protein MVNPEIAAVFNEIADLLELTGGDPFRVNSYRKAARSIEDLTEDIADVANRGELQNIPGVGKGTAERIMQYLKTGKVAVHQELLNSIPRGLPELLTVPGLGPKKVQALHRELGVNSMADLEAVIADGRAERLPGFGKKSVEKIAEGLAFLKRSAGRTPLGAALPLAEGLRDAVREFTGVRRIEIAGSARRGCETVGDIDLLCIADDGERVVNAFTKLPEVTGVRAAGGTKGSVLVAGPVRGEIQVDLRVVPEESFGAALQYFTGSKEHNVRLRELAVRRGWKLNEYGLFDGDRRIAGREEEEIYEKLDLRPIPPELREDRGEIECRGEIPRLVSLADIKGDMHVHSTASDGRSTIEEMAEAAGKRGYRYLAICDHSKSSVIANGLDETRLLRHIQDIRAAGERVKGLTLLAGIECDILANGSLDYPDDILAQLDWVIASIHSAQQQDRASLTRRSIAAMENPYVCCLGHPSGRLLGRRDAMDLDWDELFATAARTGCALEISASWQRLDLKDVHIRQAIDAGCRLAISTDAHSTDQLDQMPLGVQTARRGWATPEHILNTLPVARLRAWIAAKRKRRM; this is encoded by the coding sequence ATGGTTAACCCGGAGATAGCGGCTGTTTTCAACGAGATTGCCGATTTGCTGGAACTGACCGGCGGCGACCCGTTCCGGGTCAATTCATACAGAAAAGCGGCTCGCTCCATCGAGGACTTGACGGAGGACATCGCCGACGTGGCGAATCGCGGCGAGTTGCAGAACATCCCCGGCGTCGGCAAGGGGACAGCCGAGCGCATTATGCAGTACCTGAAGACAGGCAAGGTGGCCGTCCACCAGGAACTGCTGAATTCGATTCCGCGGGGACTGCCCGAGCTGCTCACCGTTCCGGGGCTGGGGCCCAAGAAGGTGCAGGCCCTACACCGCGAGCTGGGCGTCAACAGCATGGCGGACCTGGAGGCGGTCATTGCCGACGGCCGCGCGGAGAGGCTGCCCGGATTCGGCAAGAAGAGCGTCGAAAAGATCGCCGAGGGGTTGGCGTTTCTCAAACGTTCGGCAGGTCGCACGCCGTTGGGTGCCGCGCTGCCGCTTGCCGAGGGGCTTCGGGATGCGGTGCGCGAATTCACGGGCGTCCGGCGCATCGAGATTGCCGGGTCGGCACGACGAGGCTGTGAGACGGTGGGGGACATCGACCTGTTGTGCATCGCCGACGACGGCGAGAGGGTGGTCAACGCGTTCACCAAGCTGCCCGAGGTGACCGGCGTTCGTGCGGCCGGCGGGACGAAGGGTTCCGTGCTGGTCGCCGGTCCTGTCCGCGGAGAAATTCAGGTCGACCTTCGCGTCGTGCCCGAGGAGTCATTCGGAGCGGCGCTGCAGTACTTCACCGGATCGAAGGAGCACAACGTGCGTTTGCGGGAACTGGCCGTCCGGAGAGGCTGGAAACTTAACGAATACGGCCTCTTTGATGGGGATCGCCGGATCGCCGGACGGGAAGAGGAGGAGATCTACGAGAAGCTTGATCTGCGCCCGATACCGCCGGAATTGCGCGAGGATCGCGGGGAGATCGAGTGCAGAGGCGAGATTCCCCGGCTCGTATCCTTGGCGGACATCAAGGGTGACATGCACGTTCACTCGACTGCCAGCGACGGGCGAAGCACCATCGAGGAGATGGCCGAGGCGGCCGGCAAGCGAGGCTACCGTTACCTGGCGATCTGCGATCACTCAAAAAGCTCGGTGATCGCCAACGGTCTCGATGAGACCCGCCTGCTGCGGCATATTCAGGACATCCGGGCCGCGGGCGAGCGGGTCAAGGGCCTCACGCTGCTGGCGGGCATCGAGTGCGATATCCTGGCCAACGGGAGCCTCGACTATCCGGATGACATTCTTGCTCAGCTCGACTGGGTGATCGCCAGTATTCACTCGGCCCAGCAGCAGGATCGCGCCAGCCTCACCCGTCGCTCGATCGCGGCCATGGAGAACCCGTACGTTTGCTGTCTCGGGCATCCGTCGGGTCGTCTGCTCGGCCGGCGCGATGCCATGGATCTTGATTGGGATGAGCTCTTCGCCACCGCCGCACGGACGGGCTGCGCCCTCGAGATCAGTGCCTCGTGGCAGCGTCTGGACCTGAAAGACGTTCATATTCGGCAGGCGATCGATGCGGGGTGCCGCCTGGCGATCAGCACGGATGCCCATTCGACCGATCAGCTCGACCAGATGCCATTGGGGGTTCAAACCGCACGTCGAGGCTGGGCGACGCCCGAGCATATCCTCAATACGTTGCCGGTAGCCCGATTGCGGGCATGGATAGCCGCCAAGCGAAAAAGACGCATGTAG
- a CDS encoding TerC family protein: MLLLWIGFVTLVVLMLVFDLCVLHRRAVVIGLKQALLWSAMWIAVALSFNVALYYIYKHDWMGIAAQRIASDPARYPMPVAQADAKVAATAAKEYFGGYILEKSLSVDNLFVMAVIFSFFGIKAEHQHRVLFWGILGALVMRGIMIGGVTWVVHHLHWMTYVFGLLLILTAVKMLFSKEEHIDPDRNPLVRLVRHFYPVTSQFQGARFVVRQNGRWAITPLLLALLVVETTDLLFAIDSIPAIIGLTADTFIVFTSNIMAILGLRALYFALAGMMREFEYLKLALVIILAFVGVKMLIVAFGIRLDINLSLAIIVTILTIGVVASIIAGKRQKGTTNDGVTGTTA, encoded by the coding sequence ATGCTGTTGTTGTGGATCGGGTTCGTCACCCTTGTCGTCCTGATGCTCGTTTTTGACCTGTGCGTCTTGCACCGCAGGGCGGTGGTCATCGGGCTCAAGCAGGCGCTGCTCTGGTCGGCCATGTGGATCGCGGTGGCGCTCTCTTTCAACGTCGCGCTTTACTACATCTACAAGCACGACTGGATGGGCATTGCGGCACAGCGCATCGCCAGTGATCCGGCCAGGTACCCGATGCCGGTGGCCCAAGCGGACGCCAAGGTGGCGGCCACCGCCGCCAAGGAGTACTTCGGCGGCTACATCCTCGAGAAATCGCTGAGCGTAGACAACCTTTTCGTCATGGCGGTGATCTTCTCATTCTTCGGTATCAAGGCAGAGCATCAGCACCGCGTGCTTTTCTGGGGTATTCTCGGGGCGCTGGTCATGCGCGGCATCATGATCGGCGGGGTAACCTGGGTGGTTCATCATCTTCATTGGATGACTTACGTCTTCGGGTTGTTGTTGATTCTGACGGCTGTCAAGATGCTTTTTTCTAAAGAGGAGCATATCGATCCCGATCGTAATCCTCTCGTCCGGCTGGTCCGGCACTTTTACCCGGTGACGTCCCAGTTTCAGGGAGCGCGTTTTGTCGTGCGACAGAACGGCCGGTGGGCCATTACGCCCCTGCTTCTGGCTCTTCTTGTCGTGGAGACGACCGACCTGTTGTTTGCCATCGACTCGATTCCGGCGATCATCGGCCTGACCGCGGACACCTTCATCGTGTTCACCTCGAATATCATGGCCATTCTCGGGTTGCGGGCTCTCTATTTCGCTCTGGCCGGCATGATGCGCGAGTTTGAGTATCTCAAACTGGCGCTGGTGATCATCCTGGCGTTCGTCGGTGTGAAGATGCTCATCGTGGCCTTCGGCATTCGCCTCGACATTAATCTCTCGCTGGCGATCATCGTGACGATCCTGACGATCGGCGTGGTGGCCTCGATCATAGCAGGCAAGCGACAGAAAGGGACCACGAATGACGGAGTTACAGGGACTACCGCCTGA
- the lpxI gene encoding UDP-2,3-diacylglucosamine diphosphatase LpxI (LpxI, functionally equivalent to LpxH, replaces it in LPS biosynthesis in a minority of bacteria.) encodes MSDHLYNPLGIIAGAGRFPFLAAQGAHQAGRAVVIVALRGLANPELRTVADRFHWSGIVRLGRWIRLFRKSGVNEAIMAGSVIKSEMYGRLRILRYVPDWTSIRLWFFEVADRRNDTILRAVAEHMQREGITLTDSLQYCRKHLPAPGVLTRNRPSKALDKDIEFGWHIAKEMGRLDIGQSIAVKEQEVIAVEAIEGTDRMIERAGELCRHGGWTLIKVAKPNQDLRFDVPTVGPNTIENLHRHGAKALVFEAGVTLAIDVNQMIALADRYGMIVVAHEPGNATHTQQTA; translated from the coding sequence ATGAGCGATCATCTGTACAATCCTTTGGGCATCATCGCCGGCGCGGGGCGGTTTCCATTCCTCGCTGCCCAGGGTGCTCACCAGGCCGGCCGAGCGGTTGTGATCGTCGCCCTCAGAGGCCTGGCCAATCCGGAGCTCCGGACAGTGGCCGACCGGTTCCACTGGTCGGGAATCGTGCGGCTCGGCCGGTGGATCCGCCTGTTTCGCAAGTCGGGCGTAAATGAGGCGATCATGGCCGGGTCCGTGATAAAATCGGAGATGTACGGACGGCTCCGCATTCTGCGATACGTACCCGATTGGACCAGCATCCGGCTGTGGTTCTTCGAGGTGGCCGATCGGCGGAACGACACCATCCTCCGTGCGGTCGCCGAGCATATGCAGCGGGAGGGCATCACTTTGACCGATTCCCTGCAATACTGTCGCAAGCACCTGCCTGCGCCCGGCGTGCTTACCAGGAACCGGCCCTCGAAAGCGCTGGACAAGGACATCGAGTTCGGGTGGCACATCGCCAAGGAGATGGGCCGACTGGACATCGGACAGTCGATCGCCGTCAAGGAACAGGAAGTCATCGCGGTGGAGGCGATCGAAGGCACCGATCGCATGATCGAGCGGGCGGGCGAACTCTGCCGTCACGGCGGTTGGACGCTGATCAAGGTCGCCAAACCTAACCAGGATCTCCGCTTCGACGTGCCGACCGTCGGGCCAAACACGATCGAGAACCTGCATCGTCACGGCGCCAAAGCGCTGGTTTTCGAAGCCGGAGTCACGCTGGCCATCGACGTGAATCAGATGATCGCCCTGGCAGACCGATATGGCATGATCGTCGTTGCCCATGAGCCGGGCAACGCAACTCACACGCAACAGACCGCGTGA
- a CDS encoding glycoside hydrolase 100 family protein, which yields MSRTSASLEQTAEAKAAAMEVLLNNVRGPCQRLPRTAAWGYPEPYTRDMMISALGFLSSGDSVLRDALRRVLLSLARTQTPHGHIASLAHDPKDLGASDTTPLFLFGLGLYRKVTGDKRFLRNAAMKALRWMEYQGADDMVMVDQQPTTDWRDEQWVLGYGLYVNTIVYACLRLHGQHRKADLLRCLIDHPDLRGSKRQRYVHEGFVIPGKPYYALWSFKVYHSRRFDLLGNSLAILTGIAPQARAQRIINWTETQCRRLRRRGELAVDLPPCLIPYIQPEDQDWRPRYQRYNRPGNYHNGGVWPFVCGFYIAALVAAGRSRLAAQKLAILTELVRPAKKAKVSYGFNEWIKAQTGRPRGHDWQTWSAAMYLYAAECVEQGRTPFFDEIRRLGRSSQKPDE from the coding sequence ATGAGTCGTACGTCGGCAAGCCTGGAGCAGACCGCCGAGGCCAAGGCGGCGGCGATGGAGGTGCTCCTGAACAACGTTCGGGGGCCTTGCCAGAGGCTACCGCGGACGGCCGCGTGGGGTTACCCCGAGCCGTACACCCGTGACATGATGATTTCCGCGCTGGGCTTTCTTTCCTCCGGGGATTCCGTACTGCGAGATGCGCTGCGGCGGGTGCTGCTGTCGCTGGCCCGGACTCAGACGCCGCATGGGCATATCGCCTCATTGGCTCACGACCCGAAAGATCTCGGCGCAAGTGACACCACGCCGCTGTTCCTTTTCGGGTTGGGATTGTATCGCAAGGTCACCGGCGACAAGCGGTTTCTCCGCAACGCGGCCATGAAAGCCCTTCGCTGGATGGAGTACCAGGGAGCGGATGACATGGTCATGGTCGACCAACAACCGACTACTGACTGGCGTGATGAGCAGTGGGTGCTGGGCTACGGGCTTTACGTCAACACGATTGTGTACGCGTGTCTTCGGCTTCACGGTCAGCATCGCAAGGCCGACCTGCTTCGTTGCCTGATCGATCATCCCGACCTTCGCGGCTCAAAACGACAGCGCTATGTTCACGAGGGTTTCGTCATTCCGGGAAAGCCCTACTATGCGCTCTGGTCGTTTAAGGTCTACCACAGCCGGCGGTTCGATCTGCTGGGCAACAGTCTTGCGATTCTCACCGGCATCGCCCCGCAAGCCCGGGCCCAGCGGATCATCAACTGGACGGAAACGCAATGTCGCCGCTTGCGCCGTCGCGGGGAACTGGCCGTGGACCTGCCGCCCTGTCTGATCCCGTATATTCAACCCGAAGACCAGGACTGGCGGCCGCGCTACCAGCGGTACAATCGGCCGGGGAACTACCACAACGGCGGCGTCTGGCCGTTCGTCTGCGGCTTCTACATTGCCGCGCTGGTCGCCGCAGGTCGCAGCCGACTGGCGGCTCAGAAGCTGGCCATACTGACCGAGCTTGTCCGCCCGGCGAAAAAGGCCAAGGTAAGCTACGGGTTCAACGAGTGGATCAAGGCCCAGACAGGTCGACCTCGCGGCCACGACTGGCAAACCTGGTCCGCGGCGATGTACCTCTATGCGGCCGAATGCGTTGAACAAGGGCGAACGCCGTTTTTCGATGAGATTCGCCGCCTGGGTCGGTCGTCCCAGAAACCGGATGAATGA
- a CDS encoding PGPGW domain-containing protein: MRRIWRLIWRILVAIVGSAVVLAGIGLSIPLIPGPGFAVIIAGLAILATEFSGPRRLLRWLPRRIRQWKAERARRQAR, encoded by the coding sequence ATGCGTCGCATCTGGCGGCTCATTTGGCGCATCCTGGTGGCCATTGTCGGCTCGGCGGTGGTGCTGGCCGGCATCGGTTTGAGCATACCGCTGATTCCCGGCCCGGGGTTCGCCGTGATTATCGCCGGGCTGGCTATTCTCGCCACCGAGTTCTCCGGCCCGCGCCGCCTGCTCCGGTGGCTGCCGCGCAGAATTCGCCAGTGGAAAGCAGAAAGGGCCAGGCGGCAGGCTCGGTAA
- a CDS encoding Hsp20/alpha crystallin family protein: MRKHKAIVRTEGDVAQAEQTRDRQVYSPQVDIIEKDNGLLLLADMPGVKAADIDIQYEDGQLTIYGKVEPRQDDSKTSYLLHEYGVGDFYRSFRIGDGIDVDSIRAELKNGVMTLHLPKTEAFRPRKIAVQAK, translated from the coding sequence ATGAGAAAGCACAAAGCGATCGTGAGAACAGAGGGTGATGTGGCGCAGGCCGAGCAGACCCGTGATCGGCAGGTCTACTCGCCGCAGGTGGACATCATCGAAAAAGACAACGGCCTGTTGCTGTTGGCGGACATGCCGGGTGTCAAGGCCGCCGATATCGACATCCAATATGAGGACGGTCAATTGACCATTTACGGCAAAGTGGAGCCGCGGCAGGATGATTCCAAAACCAGCTATCTCCTTCACGAGTACGGAGTGGGCGACTTCTATCGCTCGTTCCGCATCGGCGACGGCATTGATGTGGACAGTATCCGCGCCGAGCTGAAGAACGGCGTCATGACCCTGCATCTGCCCAAGACCGAGGCGTTCAGGCCGAGAAAGATCGCCGTGCAAGCGAAGTGA
- a CDS encoding glycosyltransferase family 4 protein, whose protein sequence is MKALVLYDYPPSPGGLATQGDLLYRGLQQLGVDVYPVNFESAQEKEWYYRWFKPDVVVGVGYWGHTPHLILHPQRHGVQAVPWLVADGFVANYREVLNSLPLILTTSEWVKNVYIRDGINGENMCVLPVGCDTDSFIPRDISDAKVRVVREALGVEPDDLMILTVGGDAASKGAQEVMQALALIAKDVPKWKYVCKVWPQQRTEIQNRMDRELATQLGIEKNVIYTTNKVSRNFMPYLIAACDIYAAPSRLEGFGMPQVEAGACARPVVSINAMAPAETLVHGETALLAGVAQEIRIAEAILGEESGFNKAQRVVFENLRIVDYRASIYDIAEHLKTLMTDADLRARMGTKGRERVVSKYDYRVVARQFVDYVREKLGIQ, encoded by the coding sequence ATGAAAGCACTGGTTCTGTATGACTACCCGCCGTCACCCGGCGGGTTGGCGACTCAGGGGGATCTGCTTTACCGGGGACTCCAGCAACTGGGCGTCGATGTTTACCCGGTGAATTTCGAGTCGGCCCAGGAGAAAGAATGGTATTACCGGTGGTTCAAGCCGGACGTAGTGGTAGGTGTCGGGTATTGGGGCCACACGCCGCATCTGATTCTCCATCCGCAAAGGCATGGTGTCCAGGCGGTGCCGTGGCTGGTGGCGGACGGCTTCGTGGCCAACTACCGCGAGGTTCTCAACTCTCTCCCATTGATTCTGACCACCTCTGAATGGGTAAAAAACGTCTATATCCGCGACGGTATCAACGGCGAGAACATGTGCGTGCTGCCGGTGGGCTGCGACACCGACAGCTTCATACCCAGGGACATCAGTGATGCGAAGGTCAGGGTCGTGCGGGAGGCACTGGGCGTCGAGCCCGATGATCTGATGATCCTGACGGTGGGCGGGGACGCGGCGTCGAAGGGCGCGCAGGAGGTCATGCAGGCCCTGGCCTTGATCGCCAAGGACGTCCCCAAGTGGAAATACGTTTGCAAGGTCTGGCCGCAGCAGCGAACCGAAATTCAGAACCGTATGGATCGGGAGTTGGCCACGCAACTGGGTATCGAGAAGAACGTCATCTACACGACGAACAAGGTGTCGCGGAACTTCATGCCTTATCTCATCGCCGCCTGTGACATATACGCCGCCCCGTCGCGACTGGAAGGCTTCGGGATGCCGCAGGTGGAGGCGGGTGCGTGCGCACGCCCGGTGGTCAGTATCAATGCGATGGCCCCGGCCGAGACGTTGGTCCACGGTGAGACGGCGCTTCTTGCGGGAGTGGCACAGGAAATCCGAATCGCGGAGGCCATTCTGGGAGAAGAGTCGGGTTTCAACAAGGCGCAGCGGGTAGTTTTCGAGAACCTGCGTATCGTCGACTACCGGGCCAGCATCTACGACATTGCCGAGCATCTCAAGACTCTGATGACTGATGCCGACTTGCGTGCCCGAATGGGAACGAAGGGACGGGAGCGCGTGGTAAGCAAGTACGACTACCGGGTGGTGGCGCGCCAGTTTGTCGACTATGTCCGTGAGAAGTTGGGTATCCAATGA